The following proteins are encoded in a genomic region of Catharus ustulatus isolate bCatUst1 chromosome 4, bCatUst1.pri.v2, whole genome shotgun sequence:
- the MED21 gene encoding mediator of RNA polymerase II transcription subunit 21 translates to MADRLTQLQDAVNSLADQFCNAIGVLQQCGPPASFSNIQTAINKDQPVNPTEEYAQLFAALIARTAKDIDVLIDSLPSEESTAALQAESLYRLEEENHEAAARLEEVVYRGDVLLEKIQSALADIAQSQLKTRSSTHSQPLPDS, encoded by the exons aTGGCGGACCGGCTGACCCAGCTGCAGGACGCTGTCAACTCG CTCGCGGACCAGTTCTGTAACGCCATCggagtgctgcagcagtgcGGCCCCCCGGCCTCCTTCAGCAACATCCAGACGGCCATAAACAAGGATCAGCCCGTGAACCCCACGGAAG AGTATGCCCAGCTGTTCGCAGCTCTGATCGCTCGCACTGCCAAGGATATCGATGTTCTCATAGATTCCCTGCCCAGTGAAGAATccacagcagctttgcag GCTGAGAGCCTGTACcggctggaggaggagaaccACGAGGCGGCGGCGCGGCTGGAGGAGGTCGTGTACCGCGGGGATGTGCTGCTCGAGAAGATCCAGAGCGCCCTGGCCGACATCGCCCAGTCGCAGCTGAAGACGCggagcagcacccacagccagcccctgcccGACTCGTAG